CAAATGTAAAGAGCGACGAAGAACTGCGCGCATTGCTGACAGATACGAGCTTTGAAAGTAGCCTGCGACTCATCCTGGGAGGGGGCAGCAACCTGCTGTTCACACGTCCGGTAAACGGGCTGGTGGTGAAAATGGATTTTATGGGTCGGCACATTGTGGCAGAGGATGAAAACCACGCAGTAATCGAAGCCGGAGCCGGAGAAAACTGGCATGAGCTGGTGCGATGGAGCATCAGCCAAAAGTTGGGTGGATTGGAAAATCTCTCGCTCATACCCGGTAATGTGGGTGCCAGCCCCATGCAGAACATAGGTGCCTATGGCGTTGAGATTAAGGATTGCTTCCATTCATTGGATGCCATTGAACTGGCAAGCGGAGATCTGCGCACGTTTACCGCTGCGGAATGCGCATTTGCCTACCGCGAAAGTGTGTTTAAGCGGGCCCTGCGCGATCAATACGCCATTGTGCGGGTGCGTTACACCTTAAGCAAAAAGCCCACATTCAACATCAGCTACGGCGCCATTGAGCAGGAACTCGAAAAAATGGGCGTACAAGAACTTACACTGGATGCCGTAAGTCAGGCCGTCATCAACATCCGCCAGAGTAAACTCCCCGACCCCAAAGTGCTGGGCAATGCGGGCAGTTTTTTCAAAAACCCCGTTGTATCAGAGAGCGATTTTGAGCGCATCAAAGCAGAGCACCCCGATGCCCCCCACTACCCTGCTCCGGGCGGTGTAAAACTTGCAGCAGGCTGGTTGATAGAACAATGCGGCTGGAAGGGCAAACGAGTAGGCAACTGCGGCATGCACCAAAAGCAAGCACTTGTTCTGGTAAACTATGGCGGAGCGAGCGGTGAAGAGCTTCACGCACACGCACTTCGGGTGCAGCAATCTGTGCTGGACAAGTTTGGTGTAAAGATGGAGCAGGAAGTGAATTTGGTTTGAGTATCCCATCCTTTTCTGTTTTTGGGCGGTCAAAAACGCAGTAGCCCGGCAGGGATCCTAATGTTATCTACTCTCTTTCAGACCGTAATAACTTCAAAGAAAAAGGACTGCCGAAAGCCGGGTTGGTGATGGAAATTGAACCCGTAAGGGTGTGAAGAAATGCCACAATTTTGTCGTTTTTATGCCTCGTAAAGCAACGCTAACCCAAAAAATGCTGGCAACTCAAGTTTTAAAGTATCTTTGTGTTGTTGAGTACGTACAACTCAGAGCTGTGAACAAACGAATTACACTCCGAACCTTGTTCTGTATGGCGGCACTGGTCCTCGCCACGAGCGGCTATGCGCAAAAACTCAAGGTTCATTTACAGGGTGGCATACACGCTTCGCAGGTCAATACCGACAACGACAGCATTTCTACGGTGGGGATGCTGGGCGGGTACAATCTCGGTATGGATTTGAGAGTGGGTGCCTCAGGCAGCTGGATTTACTTTCAGCCCGGAGCCCATTTTTACCAGGCGCGCATGCGTGTAAATGAGCTCAACGACCTCACCGACCTAAGCAACTACACCGATGCCGAACTGCAGGTAAGTCAACTTAAAGTACCCCTAAACTTTGGGTTCTATGTTACCGGTACGGATGGCCTGTTGCGTGTGCGTGCCAGTGCAGGCCTTGTAACCTCTGTGGTGCTTGACCAAAGTGATGATTTGCGCCTGAGCAAGGCGGCTACCGAGTTCTCCACTTTTGGCGTGGGTGTAAATGCCGGACTGGGCATTGACTTCACGGTACTTACCCTCGACCTTCGATACGAACACGGCTCAACCCGCATGTACCAGGGCGGAAATGCCAACATGAATTTCATTTCCCTTACCGCCGGCTTTGTTATTCCGCCCAGTCTTTAAAAGACCTCGCCTTCAAAGCCGTTTTTCTACCTTTGTCGTACATGAGACTTTCTCGTTCAGCGGTACTCTTCTGCACGATTACTTTTGTGCTTTTAACTGGATGTCAGGGACTAAAATACAGCTCCTTTCAAAATCAACTCGCCAATAGCAGTTGCCAGATTCAAACCCAAAGCCAAAACAACCACTGGCAACCCGACAGCGTTCCGATTCTTCGTCCGGAAATGCTCAGCGAACGGAGTGTTTTAATGGCGGAAGTTCTGGGCATCAATGGATTGATTAATCAATTCCACCGTATTCTGCTGACTCAAAAACAAGAGCCTGATGATTCCAATCGGA
Above is a window of Cryomorphaceae bacterium DNA encoding:
- a CDS encoding UDP-N-acetylmuramate dehydrogenase is translated as MEVLSNVSLRPYNTFGIDVSARWFANVKSDEELRALLTDTSFESSLRLILGGGSNLLFTRPVNGLVVKMDFMGRHIVAEDENHAVIEAGAGENWHELVRWSISQKLGGLENLSLIPGNVGASPMQNIGAYGVEIKDCFHSLDAIELASGDLRTFTAAECAFAYRESVFKRALRDQYAIVRVRYTLSKKPTFNISYGAIEQELEKMGVQELTLDAVSQAVINIRQSKLPDPKVLGNAGSFFKNPVVSESDFERIKAEHPDAPHYPAPGGVKLAAGWLIEQCGWKGKRVGNCGMHQKQALVLVNYGGASGEELHAHALRVQQSVLDKFGVKMEQEVNLV
- a CDS encoding PorT family protein — translated: MPRKATLTQKMLATQVLKYLCVVEYVQLRAVNKRITLRTLFCMAALVLATSGYAQKLKVHLQGGIHASQVNTDNDSISTVGMLGGYNLGMDLRVGASGSWIYFQPGAHFYQARMRVNELNDLTDLSNYTDAELQVSQLKVPLNFGFYVTGTDGLLRVRASAGLVTSVVLDQSDDLRLSKAATEFSTFGVGVNAGLGIDFTVLTLDLRYEHGSTRMYQGGNANMNFISLTAGFVIPPSL